From Fusarium fujikuroi IMI 58289 draft genome, chromosome FFUJ_chr07, a single genomic window includes:
- a CDS encoding probable Ras-like G protein RagC, with protein sequence MSLSPPIYNLARSFDEADDTSASGTSPAQLNLQRLFEQSISGAPASKKDAQKPAVPGPNSVGAAPKGKPRLLLMGQRRSGKSSISSVVFHKLPPNETLFLESTARIQKDSMASFMDFQVWDFPGQIDVFENPGFDIEAIFSEIGALIWVIDAQDDYLEAVMRLNTTILFLQRTYPNINIEVFIHKVDGLSDDYKLDIQRDITIRIQDELSDHGFENAPVTFHLTSIYNHSIFEAFSKVIQKLIPRLGTLESMLTNLCRTCRFEKAYLFDVLTKIYIATDSATADMASYEICSDYIDVIIDITEVYGTWQRSDEGRRRLEGEPWSAPIDKQIGCNTAESCLVLHDGNKPIMLREVDRYLALVAIMKEDSYDSMPLVNMNVEAVVEGLTEFFNITKPRQQ encoded by the exons ATGTCACTCAGTCCTCCAATTTACAATCTTGCGCGCTCCTTTGATGAGGCAGATGACACATCTGCCAGTGGAACAAGTCCAGCCCAGCTAAATCTTCAACGTCTCTTTGAACAGTCAATTAGTGGAGCTCCGGCATCTAAAAAGGATGCACAAAAACCTGCCGTCCCCGGTCCCAATTCTGTTGGCGCAGCTCCTAAGGGGAAGCCGCGTTTATTACTCATGGGTCAACGAAG GAGCGGAAAGTCATCTATCTCCAGTGTAGTCTTCCACAAGCTGCCCCCGAACGAGACTCTATTCCTTGAATCAACGGCTAGAATTCAAAAGGACTCCATGGC GTCATTCATGGATTTCCAAGTCTGGGACTTCCCAGGCCAGATCGACGTCTTTGAGAACCCAGGATTTGATATTGAGGCCATCTTTAGCGAGATTGGTGCCCTCATCTGGGTCATCGACGCTCAGGATGACTACCTCGAAGCCGTCATGCGCCTCAATACCACGATCCTTTTTCTCCAGCGAACATACCCCAACATCAATATCGAGGTCTTCATCCACAAGGTTGACGGCCTCTCAGATGATTACAAGCTCGATATTCAGCGCGATATCACCATCCGTATCCAAGATGAGTTGTCAGACCACGGCTTTGAGAATGCCCCTGTCACCTTCCACCTAACCTCCATTTATAACCATTCTATTTTCGAGGCTTTCAGCAAGGTTATTCAGAAGCTCATTCCTCGCCTCGGAACGCTGGAATCCATGCTTACCAACCTCTGCCGCACGTGCCGTTTCGAGAAGGCATACCTCTTTGATGTGCTTACAAAGATCTATATTGCCACTGACAGCGCAACTGCTGATATGGCGAGCTACGAGATCTGCAGTGATTACATTGATGTCATCATTGACATAACTGAGGTCTATGGTACGTGGCAGCGCAGTGATGAAGGGCGGCGTCGTCTGGAGGGCGAACCTTGGAGCGCGCCTATTGATAAACAGATTGGCTGCAACACTGCAGAAAGCTGTCTTGTCCTACATGACGGAAACAAGCCCATCATGCTGCGTGAGGTGGATCGTTACTTGGCACTTGTTGCTATTATGAAGGAAGACTCGTACGATAGCATGCCCCTAGTCAACATGAACGTCGAGGCCGTTGTTGAGGGATTAACCgaattcttcaacatcactAAGCCACGGCAGCAGTAA
- a CDS encoding related to cyclosome/APC subunit Cut20/Apc4 codes for MHFVLVSSDWTSILASNIVPELYSASCSLMHGPYSLNPPCGLVVARSQLAYNIAPSKRHEKWWFTAHRDVRSSLKILSWAVSTPQMNMAQRNQLAPFSATEYQDRAPDGYPVSCPTLDLSATWDPVDKNILVYRPPGQVVSKIHQVGAPGQKAPDAQAVTWRSDGQFLAVGWSDGFVRLMGLENNKAAHHIKVGESPGSNITHIGWASSSIAGKGSSAVSQALRDGLVGDSARNGDGLPLNLPRELTFLEVDTALPKISPLPSSSAGSGEDALVFTLRTGIDFLFQPPKPEEYDQVSVMIIGTSDGQLQLSIYDSFIIGSFQCPQINTSSSQLILHASHPHVSTQALLVADKTEEPEEVHLVPIDLPFISSHPINLSLLASKLTTLQKLLRYLKQAQLHMQVEWRNTRELPTRFLRSIQGDLENLETGPRSIVPALYHLAVTGHAFEPVREWLVESLAERGHKRWDKAVVSGLEGLRNLVHENFLPALDRCAIILSRLRGLAQFHDTRDDIGFTLQQTSRLMDIVQCLQLIGHKVLINVMDELDSFTAFSTWLRFQIDRLASSSSASEELTEKEATMDIAKVLSYIENYLIDSPLRLFFDEMTREDYEADWAHIEGGPTLLHVLDQALGKWENGQSSMKALPRIEFLVSYATTWANRTFKGIAEAKKRSVRLGNPIRLSAGRVVSHRDMRMSKSRNKETNVVTALASKEAKSEVQIFSVGIDIINGISTNRPPKGCRIDLGPRTLIDLKFLNDETLVILSNSQDNGLQVVSVPIRTGRLAYADYDPSRLSETPCVSVDGFTAYSFPEKSVSRPLRMEVNDRNNVRGDMPQRVCVVESNRTTIKTFTFQ; via the exons ATGCATTTCGTTCTCGTCTCATCTGACTGGACTTCTATTCTCGCAAGCAATATCGTGCCTGAGCTGTATAGTGCGAGCTGCTCACTGATGCACGGTCCATACTCACTAAATCCTCCCTGTGGGCTTGTTGTTGCTCGGTCACAACTCGCATACAACATCGCACCCTCCAAGCGACACGAAAAGTGGTGGTTTACAGCTCATAGGGATGTTAGAAGTTCTCTGAAAATACTCTCGTGGGCTGTGTCCACGCCACAGATGAACATGGCGCAGCGAAACCAACTTGCGCCCTTCAGCGCGACTGAGTATCAAGACAGGGCACCTGATGGCTACCCTGTGAGCTGCCCGACTCTAGACCTCTCAGCAACTTGGGACCCAGTGGACAAGAACATACTTGTGTATAGACCTCCTGGTCAAGTTGTTTCCAAGATCCACCAGGTTGGTGCGCCGGGCCAGAAAGCACCAGACGCGCAGGCAGTTACTTGGAGGTCGGACG GCCAATTCCTTGCAGTCGGATGGAGTGACGGTTTTGTGCGACTGATGGGGCTCGAGAACAACAAGGCAGCTCACCATATCAAAGTTGGCGAATCTCCAGGGAGCAACATCACGCACATTGGATGGGCGAGTAGCAGTATTGCCGGGAAGGGCTCCAGCGCCGTGTCCCAGGCTCTGAGGGATGGCCTCGTTGGAGATTCAGCACGGAATGGGGATGGACTTCCGTTGAATCTCCCTCGTGAACTGACTTTCCTCGAGGTTGACACAGCATTACCCAAGATCAGCCCTCTTCCCAGCAGTAGTGCCGGCTCAGG AGAAGATGCTTTGGTTTTCACGTTGAGAACTGGTATAGACTTCCTCTTCCAACCCCCGAAGCCAGAAGAGTATGATCAAGTCAGCGTTATGATTATCGGGACCAGCGATGGTCAACTTCAGCTGAGCATATACGATTCGTTCATCATTGGCAGCTTTCAATGCCCTCAGATTAACACATCAAGCTCACAGCTGATTCTTCATGCATCGCACCCACATGTATCAACTCAGGCTTTACTAGTTGCAGACAAAAcagaagagccagaagaAGTGCACCTGGTGCCCATCGACCTTCcattcatctcatcccaCCCTATCAACCTTTCTCTCCTTGCCTCCAAGCTAACGACTCTTCAAAAGCTATTGAGGTATCTGAAGCAAGCACAACTTCATATGCAGGTCGAATGGCGAAACACGCGCGAGCTTCCCACAAGATTTCTGCGGAGTATTCAAGGCGATCTCGAAAATCTAGAGACTGGGCCACGAAGTATTGTCCCTGCTCTTTACCATTTGGCTGTGACAGGTCACGCCTTCGAGCCTGTACGCGAGTGGTTGGTTGAAAGTCTGGCAGAACGA GGCCATAAGCGATGGGATAAAGCAGTAGTCTCCGGTTTGGAGGGCCTCAGAAATTTAGTCCACGAGAACTTCCTCCCAGCTCTTGATCGTTGTGCAATCATCCTAAGCAGGCTACGAGGCTTGGCTCAATTCCATGACACCCGAGATGACATCGGCTTCACTCTCCAGCAAACTAGTCGCTTGATGGATATTGTTCAATGTCTCCAGCTCATCGGCCATAAAGTGTTGATCAACGTGATGGACGAACTTGATAGCTTCACCGCGTTCTCAACCTGGCTTCGCTTCCAAATCGACCGGCTTGCCTCTTCTAGCTCCGCGAGCGAGGAACTCACGGAAAAAGAGGCAACCATGGACATTGCAAAGGTACTGAGTTACATTGAGAATTATCTCATCGATAGCCCACTTAGGCTATTCTTTGACGAAATGACCAGAGAAGACTATGAAGCAGACTGGGCACACATAGAAGGTGGTCCGACTCTGCttcatgttcttgatcaggCGTTGGGGAAGTGGGAGAACGGACAGTCCAGCATGAAAGCTCTCCCACGTATCGAATTTCTTGTATCATATGCCACGACCTGGGCGAATCGTACATTCAAGGGCATTGCAGAGGCAAAGAAGCGTAGCGTTCGACTTGGAAACCCAATTAGACTGTCAGCTGGTCGTGTGGTTTCACATAGAGATATGAGGATGAGCAAATCAAGGAACAAG GAAACAAATGTGGTTACTGCTTTAGCATCTAAAGAGGCTAAAAGCGAAG TTCAAATATTCTCCGTcggcatcgacatcatcaatgGCATCAGTACCAACAGACCGCCAAAAGGTTGTCGTATCGATCTTGGCCCACGTACACTAATTGACTTAAAGTTCCTCAACGACGAAACACTTGTCATACTAAGTAACAGTCAGG ATAACGGGCTGCAAGTTGTCTCCGTACCTATCCGAACAGGAAGGCTTGCATATGCCGACTACGATCCCAGCAGGCTCAGTGAGACACCTTGCGTGTCAGTTGATGGATTTACGGCCTACTCATTTCCTGAGAAGTCGGTGTCTAGACCATTGCGTATGGAGGTTAACGACAGGAATAATGTCAGGGGTGACATGCCCCAGAGAGTCTGCGTTGTTGAGAGTAATCGCACCACTATCAAAACGTTTACTTTTCAGTAG
- a CDS encoding related to coatomer delta subunit (delta-coat protein) → MVVLAASICTRGGKAVLSRQFREMPRSRIEALLASFPKLADSGTQHTTVEQDNVRFVYQPLDELYMVLITNRQSNILQDIDSLHLFAQVVTSTCKNLDEREILKNAYELLSAFDELVTLGYRENLTISQIKTFLDMESHEERIQEIIARNKELEATEERKRKAKQLEMQRKDAARSGRGAMGGMGGMGSSGGMPRSPSYPSYNPPSQSNTSTYDSYEAEKNKSFSKPLAPKAKGMQLGKKSKTTDMFERVRGDMGGEIDDSPLVAPAPVQHAEAAEPRVSSTLDRDAIHVTISETISAKLSREGAVNSLAISGDLVLRISDPSLTKIKLGLQAEASHGVQFRTHPNVDRNLFNGSKIIQMSNTARGFPVNNAVGVLRWRASPKVDDASTCPITFTVWINKEGAKYNITVEYELTGSDALNDVSVVIPYAGSEPVVSSFDATYDVSGDALEWTIGNVDEENPNGSFEFEAESGDENDFFPMTVRFNKSTPYIDVDVLSASLLEEEEEVTFSKEIKSHADNFLVE, encoded by the exons ATG GTCGTCCTTGCGGCTTCGATTTGCACCCGTGGAGGGAAAGCTGTCCTCTCGAGACAGTTCCGAGAGATGCCACGATCGCGCATAGAAGCCCTCCTCGCCTCGTTTCCCAAACTTGCCGATAGCGGTACACAGCACACGACCGTCGAGCAAGATAACGTCCGATTCGTTTACCAGCCCCTCGACGAACTCTACATGgttctcatcaccaatcgACAGTCCAACATTCTCCAGGATATCGACTCCCTGCACCTGTTTGCCCAGGTAGTTACCAGCACATGCAAGAACCTCGACGAGCGCGAAATCCTCAAGAATGCCTACGAATTGCTCAGTGCTTTTGACGAGCTTGTCACCCTCGGCTACCGTGAGAACTTGACCATTAGCCAAATCAAGACCTTCCTTGACATGGAGAGTCATGAGGAGCGCATCCAAGAGATTATCGCAAGG AACAAAGAGTTGGAGGCCACCGAGGAGCGAAAACGAAAGGCGAAACAGCTCGAGATGCAGCGCAAGGATGCTGCTCGCAGTGGTCGTGGAGCTATGGGTGGCATGGGCGGAATGGGTAGCAGCGGTGGTATGCCCAGAAGTCCTTCCTATCCCTCATACAACCCCCCTTCGCAATCCAATACCAGCACCTACGACTCATacgaggcagagaagaacaagtccTTCAGCAA ACCGTTGGCTCCTAAGGCCAAGGGTATGCAACTGGGtaagaagtccaagacaaCTGACATGTTCGAGCGAGTACGAGGTGACATGGGAGGCGAAATCGACGATTCACCTCTTGTTGCCCCCGCACCCGTCCAGCATGCTGAAGCCGCCGAACCCCGCGTCTCGTCAACTCTTGATCGCGATGCTATCCACGTCACTATTTCAGAGACTATCTCGGCCAAGTTGTCTCGCGAGGGCGCTGTCAACTCTCTAGCTATCAGTGGTGATCTTGTTCTCCGCATCTCAGACCCTAGCCTGACAAAGATCAAGCTCGGCCTCCAGGCTGAGGCGTCGCATGGCGTACAGTTTCGTACACACCCCAACGTTGACCGAAATCTGTTCAACGGTTCCAAGATTATCCAGATGAGCAACACTGCACGTGGCTTCCCGGTCAACAACGCTGTTGGTGTGCTGCGATGGAGGGCTTCTCCCAAGGTTGATGACGCCAGCACATGCCCAATTACATTTACTGTCTGGATCAACAAGGAGGGTGCCAAGTACAACATAACGGTGGAGTATGAATTGACTGGCAGCGATGCCCTGAACGATGTTAGCGTCGTTATTCCCTATGCAGGTAGCGAGCCTGTTGTTTCAAGCTTCGATGCTACCTATGATGTTTCTGGCGACGCTCTCGAGTGGACAATTGGCAACGTGGATGAGGAAAACCCCAATGGCTCATTCGAGTTCGAGGCCGAGTCCGGAGATGAGAATGATTTCTTCCCTATGACGGTTCGCTTCAACAAGAGCACGCCATACATTGACGTTGAC GTTCTTTCCGCGTCTcttttggaagaagaagaggaagtgaCATTTtccaaggagatcaagtctCACGCAGATAACTTCTTGGTAGAATAG